A window of the Bdellovibrio sp. ZAP7 genome harbors these coding sequences:
- a CDS encoding ABC transporter ATP-binding protein, with protein sequence MRSLFSEVVFTRLHARFIILGCSLLAALFGILGPFFQKEFIDQLTHTPSKLHLFQVSSPLWFILGAFLCVLSSQAFSQLTNYLSSKEALFMQRIFAERLYSKTLNLRVDTMSHRPVGEIVSLYATDVQGATVFLDQTLPAGASTLFPLILSPFAISILFDIPLWPTIWVMIGITCLNSFMAFRQSRFFFRFKQLAAERIGLVNEWIQNIRTIRILGWIRHFEDGIFAKREVETRNRVMMVTNGQIMNAISSSVTFILNVVTLGSLVLYTKQTLTSGELLALLWIVAIFLTRPFRQMPWFFTFAFDSWTSLKRLEEFFSTKNNQTDGTDIETAEQAALDEKYALQVRGLNLRIGSRHILKNMTFDIKEGEFVAVVGEVGSGKSMLLLSLLRETGARFQSYRIGAMDALKEKNNSVRSNFAYVPQEGFIMSATLRENVAFLYDIDPERDSLVEESLKLAQFELNTERVEKGLSTEIGERGVNLSGGQRQRVSLARVHYHDAPILLLDDCLSAVDVDTEQKLFDTLLMGAWENRTRILVTHRLSALNRVDRILFLEEGRIIDQGTFEELLAHNEKFREYTTSVAKEATTQKEGEVTRD encoded by the coding sequence ATGAGATCTTTGTTTTCGGAAGTAGTCTTCACCCGCCTTCATGCCCGATTTATTATTCTGGGTTGTTCATTATTGGCGGCACTGTTTGGCATCTTGGGTCCGTTCTTCCAAAAAGAATTCATCGATCAACTGACGCACACTCCATCAAAGCTTCATCTGTTTCAAGTAAGCTCGCCGTTGTGGTTTATCCTGGGAGCTTTTTTGTGTGTTCTTTCTTCCCAAGCGTTCAGTCAGCTGACGAATTACTTAAGCTCTAAAGAAGCTTTGTTCATGCAAAGGATCTTTGCGGAACGCCTATATTCCAAAACTTTAAATCTGCGAGTCGATACGATGAGCCACCGCCCCGTGGGCGAGATCGTGTCCCTGTATGCAACGGACGTGCAAGGTGCCACCGTGTTTTTGGATCAAACGTTACCGGCAGGGGCATCCACATTGTTTCCGCTGATCCTGTCACCCTTTGCGATTTCTATTCTATTTGATATCCCCTTATGGCCGACGATCTGGGTGATGATTGGGATCACTTGCCTGAATTCCTTTATGGCGTTTCGTCAGTCTCGATTCTTTTTCCGCTTTAAACAATTGGCAGCGGAACGCATTGGTTTGGTAAATGAGTGGATTCAAAACATTCGCACCATTCGCATCCTGGGTTGGATTCGCCATTTCGAAGACGGCATTTTTGCCAAACGTGAAGTGGAAACACGCAACCGCGTGATGATGGTGACAAACGGGCAGATCATGAATGCCATTTCGTCTTCAGTGACTTTTATTTTGAATGTGGTGACGTTGGGTTCTTTGGTTCTTTATACCAAGCAAACATTGACCAGTGGCGAGCTTTTGGCGCTGTTGTGGATTGTTGCCATCTTTTTGACTCGTCCGTTCCGCCAGATGCCGTGGTTCTTTACCTTCGCGTTTGATTCTTGGACTTCTTTAAAACGCCTGGAAGAATTCTTTTCCACAAAAAACAATCAGACCGATGGCACTGACATCGAAACAGCAGAACAAGCGGCTCTGGATGAAAAGTACGCTTTGCAAGTAAGGGGCCTGAATCTTCGCATCGGCAGCCGCCATATTCTTAAAAATATGACTTTTGATATCAAAGAGGGCGAATTTGTTGCGGTAGTTGGCGAAGTCGGTTCTGGCAAGTCGATGTTACTTTTGTCTTTGCTGCGTGAAACCGGAGCCCGCTTCCAAAGCTACCGCATTGGAGCGATGGACGCCCTGAAAGAGAAAAACAATTCCGTGCGCAGTAACTTTGCTTACGTTCCGCAAGAGGGCTTTATCATGAGTGCCACGTTGCGTGAAAACGTGGCCTTCCTTTACGATATTGATCCTGAGCGCGACTCCTTGGTTGAAGAGTCTTTGAAGCTTGCACAGTTTGAACTGAACACCGAGCGTGTAGAAAAGGGACTCAGCACCGAAATCGGTGAACGTGGCGTGAACCTGTCTGGCGGTCAACGCCAACGCGTCAGTTTGGCGCGCGTTCACTATCACGATGCTCCGATTTTACTTTTGGATGACTGCTTAAGTGCTGTCGATGTCGATACGGAACAAAAGCTATTCGATACACTTTTGATGGGCGCTTGGGAAAATCGCACGCGGATCCTGGTCACTCACCGCCTGTCCGCTTTGAACCGTGTGGATCGAATCTTATTCTTGGAAGAAGGGCGAATTATCGACCAGGGTACTTTCGAGGAGCTTTTAGCTCATAACGAAAAGTTCAGAGAGTACACAACATCTGTTGCCAAAGAAGCTACCACTCAAAAAGAGGGCGAGGTAACTCGTGACTAA
- a CDS encoding DUF2785 domain-containing protein, with the protein MLRKTPKLFLPMILGLSGLQAHAMDADPYMTQEHLLNKAVQVHVTTRGMKYFDSELAKILGNLGVNIDEGYFPALSYTFEKPINPDDFAKDNPEEVKMYKQVRELLTKWLVGFSLNDHRPTIEIGESGYIAKFSRFSLVTDQKLMEKLGKREGAILAIELEIKHLTLGTNSVKVWDINNEFLGKVGAEEVSLSAGDAKNPLKVRLPFYLRMNAYGALEFEALDVENNLDSIPVSLQYKKLLVPQFAIEINGKKFLLNNKEIDKLFTEQAPAILESVRKNLGDFARNQLPAMLNEKAKEFLKGNLDQVQNMVPPGKEPNDTRPDFKWGLRLQNIGLKESLNIELGAYAEDPVNPRSLPRPEDKSRGLVTWGLIPQTKYDIGLSLDRGLINRILQLSFERRNFEKIAMSDGSTLRMMASPLIDYVKAPVAMPIKDSETWVKLRVAVENKPDSIFLKEKIVVEFDIIAKLRQMADKTGMQLVLYSIDPDSMAMDDKYFSIAGKLLKGKVRDGIKDKLREQCAGWKSKEEAIPGAFPLPPEILGIKLDINRVLMDPKGHLVMYLNYANAGAK; encoded by the coding sequence GTGCTTCGAAAGACACCTAAATTATTTCTGCCCATGATCCTTGGGCTTTCCGGTCTCCAGGCACATGCCATGGATGCGGATCCTTACATGACCCAAGAGCATTTGCTGAACAAAGCCGTGCAAGTTCATGTCACCACACGTGGGATGAAATACTTTGATTCGGAACTCGCAAAAATCCTGGGCAACCTGGGTGTGAATATTGACGAGGGGTACTTCCCTGCTTTGTCGTACACTTTCGAAAAGCCGATCAATCCGGATGACTTTGCTAAAGACAATCCTGAAGAAGTGAAAATGTATAAACAGGTTCGCGAGCTTTTGACAAAATGGCTTGTGGGCTTTTCACTCAACGATCACCGCCCGACAATCGAAATCGGCGAATCAGGATACATTGCTAAATTCTCGCGCTTCTCTTTGGTGACAGATCAAAAGTTAATGGAAAAACTGGGCAAGCGCGAAGGTGCGATCCTGGCGATTGAACTGGAGATCAAACATCTGACGCTGGGAACGAACTCCGTCAAAGTCTGGGATATCAACAACGAATTCCTGGGTAAAGTGGGCGCTGAAGAAGTGAGCCTTTCTGCGGGTGATGCTAAAAACCCACTCAAAGTGCGTTTGCCGTTTTACCTGCGCATGAATGCATACGGCGCGTTGGAGTTCGAAGCCCTGGATGTTGAAAACAACTTGGACTCTATCCCCGTCAGCCTTCAGTACAAAAAACTTTTGGTTCCGCAGTTTGCGATCGAGATCAACGGTAAAAAGTTTTTGTTAAACAATAAAGAAATCGACAAGCTTTTCACGGAACAAGCTCCAGCAATTCTAGAGTCTGTACGTAAGAATTTGGGCGACTTTGCGCGCAACCAATTGCCCGCGATGCTAAATGAAAAGGCCAAAGAGTTCTTAAAAGGTAATTTGGACCAGGTCCAAAATATGGTACCACCGGGTAAAGAACCGAATGACACTCGCCCTGATTTCAAATGGGGTTTGCGCCTCCAGAATATTGGCTTGAAAGAGTCTTTGAATATTGAGTTGGGCGCTTACGCCGAAGACCCCGTGAATCCCCGCAGTTTGCCTCGCCCCGAGGACAAATCCCGTGGTCTTGTCACTTGGGGACTGATCCCACAAACGAAGTATGACATCGGTTTGAGCCTGGATCGTGGCCTGATAAACCGTATTTTGCAGCTTTCCTTTGAACGCCGTAATTTCGAAAAGATCGCCATGTCAGATGGTTCCACTTTGAGAATGATGGCGTCTCCTTTGATTGACTATGTAAAAGCACCAGTTGCGATGCCAATTAAGGACAGCGAAACCTGGGTTAAATTGCGTGTCGCGGTGGAAAACAAGCCAGACTCTATTTTCCTGAAAGAGAAGATCGTTGTTGAGTTCGATATTATTGCAAAATTGCGCCAAATGGCGGATAAGACCGGCATGCAGCTTGTGCTGTATTCCATCGATCCAGACAGTATGGCGATGGACGATAAGTACTTTTCAATTGCTGGTAAGCTTTTGAAAGGAAAAGTTCGCGACGGTATCAAAGATAAACTTCGCGAACAGTGCGCAGGATGGAAATCGAAAGAGGAAGCAATTCCTGGAGCTTTCCCTCTGCCACCGGAAATTTTAGGTATTAAATTAGATATCAATCGCGTACTCATGGACCCCAAAGGTCATTTAGTAATGTATCTGAACTACGCGAATGCAGGAGCGAAGTAA
- a CDS encoding cytochrome c: MKMKWVPILGLPLMVFSFQNCSDFTVQQAILESASLASGQSYLDAQELPILTDPSRGPLVRWYQQGQPSKVDKAYTGADKLSYVFAADRTMTGKIFTAYSGSANAEETAVSVASGKITVSRTFSAGNSAQATVNLPSTGTRMVIALRAGAQPDDFSLLVNGIVQTMTITKTGSPQEFSFVTKTLVAGTTGGMVYEYMFFNDRLNNAQLNSLSRLIGTTNSVSQVMFDPAIFADSSGSTGSTVDTKLAAAKAVIDSSCLSCHGAGSTRGDFSNMTAASMITRGFVKAGQPLSSSLYFRMKGSQGGGTKNMPDNGTTVSATQLQAVYDWISNIQ, encoded by the coding sequence ATGAAAATGAAATGGGTACCGATTCTAGGTCTCCCGCTGATGGTTTTTTCGTTTCAAAATTGCAGTGACTTCACGGTCCAGCAAGCGATTCTTGAATCGGCTTCTTTAGCAAGCGGACAAAGCTACCTGGATGCTCAGGAGCTTCCCATTCTGACGGATCCATCTCGTGGTCCTTTGGTGCGTTGGTATCAACAAGGTCAGCCCAGCAAAGTCGATAAAGCCTATACGGGGGCTGATAAGCTTAGTTATGTTTTCGCTGCAGATCGTACCATGACCGGAAAGATCTTTACCGCTTATTCTGGGAGTGCGAATGCCGAGGAGACGGCTGTCTCTGTTGCGAGTGGCAAGATCACAGTCAGTCGTACTTTTTCTGCCGGTAACAGTGCTCAAGCCACGGTGAATCTTCCATCGACGGGCACACGCATGGTCATTGCCTTGCGAGCTGGTGCGCAGCCTGACGACTTTTCATTGTTAGTGAATGGGATTGTGCAGACGATGACAATTACAAAAACAGGAAGCCCTCAGGAGTTTTCGTTTGTAACCAAGACTTTGGTTGCTGGAACAACGGGTGGGATGGTTTATGAGTACATGTTTTTTAATGACCGTCTCAATAATGCTCAACTCAACTCTTTGTCTCGTTTAATTGGTACGACAAATTCCGTGAGTCAGGTGATGTTTGACCCGGCTATTTTTGCCGACTCCAGTGGCTCGACGGGATCGACTGTGGATACAAAATTGGCAGCAGCAAAAGCTGTTATTGATTCCTCCTGTTTAAGTTGCCATGGGGCGGGCTCGACTCGTGGAGATTTCTCAAATATGACCGCAGCCAGTATGATCACCCGGGGTTTTGTTAAGGCAGGCCAACCATTAAGTTCGTCGCTTTATTTTAGAATGAAAGGCTCCCAGGGTGGTGGCACAAAAAATATGCCAGACAATGGTACAACAGTGAGTGCAACTCAGTTGCAAGCTGTGTATGATTGGATATCCAACATTCAGTAA
- a CDS encoding NAD(P)/FAD-dependent oxidoreductase, whose protein sequence is MAKSSLSRREFLKISALSSTSLALGGCAGLDRLFTGDKRNLEGEVIILGAGAAGLAAAHTLKKNKVPFRLFEASSRIGGRVQTVSVFSGEEPVAELGAEFFEESHRTVFALAKEFSLNPVELKSRKGFEAHYFRFNGKNYRVQDLAPKFKTLATPLRRVRSDLFRDQEAILTYRNSLVYDRSTYYDTLSLADLLNSWKGEVDPLVLELIESQAVSRFGVDASEQSSLHFLSTLDSEGSSLLAGRNTYRMEGGLTNLMQTLASRVAGVIPDYSLKMNHALVEISEKEGLFTLNFQTPKGREQYKTRNIICTLPFSKLREVNNIDSLHFSEVKKEALTNLTYATHSKGVLGFNSPFWNKKNGLAANLGNFTGDFLSQKFWDSSREQKGTKALMTYSRAGKSGANAGAGAEQEAVFDLELFYKELPQAPANHQMVNWKQRPWAGGSMAVYKKGQYMKFRGAAGEPEYGGRFQFAGEHTSLKFPGTLNGALETGIQAANSISI, encoded by the coding sequence ATGGCAAAAAGTTCTTTAAGTCGTCGCGAGTTTTTAAAAATTTCTGCACTGAGTTCAACCTCTCTTGCTTTGGGGGGCTGCGCAGGTCTCGATCGACTTTTTACGGGTGACAAACGAAATCTAGAAGGTGAAGTCATCATTCTTGGGGCGGGTGCTGCGGGTTTAGCGGCCGCTCACACCCTGAAAAAGAATAAAGTTCCTTTTCGCCTATTCGAAGCGTCTTCGCGTATTGGTGGACGTGTGCAGACGGTCTCTGTGTTTTCAGGTGAAGAGCCGGTGGCCGAGTTGGGAGCAGAGTTTTTCGAAGAGTCCCACCGCACGGTTTTCGCTCTGGCTAAAGAATTCAGTCTTAATCCGGTCGAATTAAAATCGCGCAAAGGCTTTGAAGCCCACTATTTCCGCTTCAATGGGAAAAACTATCGCGTGCAAGATCTCGCCCCGAAATTTAAGACTCTGGCGACACCTTTGCGCCGCGTGCGCTCGGATCTTTTCAGAGATCAGGAAGCGATTCTCACGTATCGCAATTCTTTGGTATACGACCGTTCCACTTATTACGACACTCTTTCGTTGGCAGATCTTTTGAATTCGTGGAAGGGTGAAGTCGACCCTCTGGTTTTGGAATTGATCGAAAGCCAGGCGGTGTCGCGCTTTGGAGTGGATGCCTCGGAACAATCCTCACTGCATTTCCTAAGCACCCTAGATTCTGAAGGCAGCAGCTTGCTTGCCGGCAGAAACACCTATCGCATGGAAGGCGGGCTTACAAACCTGATGCAGACTTTGGCGTCCCGAGTGGCGGGAGTGATTCCTGACTACAGCTTAAAGATGAATCACGCTCTGGTGGAAATTTCTGAAAAAGAAGGTCTCTTTACTTTGAATTTCCAAACTCCAAAGGGTCGTGAGCAATATAAAACTCGCAACATTATCTGCACACTGCCGTTTTCAAAGTTGCGTGAAGTGAACAATATCGATTCACTGCATTTTTCTGAAGTGAAAAAAGAGGCTCTGACGAATCTGACTTACGCCACTCACAGCAAAGGTGTGTTGGGTTTCAATTCCCCATTCTGGAATAAGAAAAACGGCTTGGCGGCGAATCTTGGAAACTTCACCGGTGATTTCTTGTCGCAGAAGTTCTGGGACAGCAGTCGCGAGCAAAAAGGCACGAAGGCCTTAATGACTTATTCGCGTGCAGGTAAATCCGGCGCCAATGCTGGTGCCGGGGCGGAGCAAGAAGCGGTGTTTGATCTGGAATTGTTCTATAAAGAATTGCCGCAAGCGCCGGCGAACCATCAGATGGTGAACTGGAAGCAGCGCCCTTGGGCCGGTGGCTCCATGGCGGTCTATAAAAAAGGTCAGTACATGAAGTTTAGGGGAGCTGCTGGGGAGCCCGAATACGGGGGGCGTTTCCAATTTGCAGGAGAGCATACAAGCTTGAAATTCCCGGGCACCTTGAACGGTGCCCTCGAGACTGGAATTCAAGCGGCCAATTCAATCTCTATTTAA
- a CDS encoding ABC transporter ATP-binding protein, translating to MTNRNQRTQVIKPKYLSDGEVRKEGGYNKTIYETLLFAYKPFLARIAACIALGIIGRGLLLANTNVIGYWVDSLVGKHSPLESLSSVQIIALLFVMAICGFFMTLVFRVGFSRLSAQAISSFYDEVTLRTSRLPMGFFDSTPAGRIITRFSSDYGNVFRLFGGPLAEFLSIIFDLIMMTILITVANPVFLILVAFIGVLNFFVYKLNQERLRKARRELSASRSPSIAHFAETTQGASTIRSFRRQESFSERFESLDRYFLSQKLFTTKQLISFSFQMNSMTAVLLLITGVSSYFMIEKGWASVGSVGVAFTFISLSGNTVQMFFEWLTQFEEAMIGVERLDQYMRMDIEKGNHLPSTAKFATGHPVYAPETEKYLSHRRLTDDRCASVEVKNLSFRYREDLPWVLKNLNFEVKAGERLGIVGRTGSGKSSLIQALFHLYPIDQGQITINHHAPKIKDTDQGMDLNLYRQSMAFISQEPILFQGTLRFNLDIEGNHKDEALFEVLQKVGLLEWVQGQVQGLEMRIEERGKNLSLGERQLLCMARCLLQQSPIVIMDEATSSVDPQSEEILVRATEEFFADRTQIIIAHRLSTLAKCDRILWLQNGEIVEMGHTEEILPRFKKTELV from the coding sequence GTGACTAATCGCAATCAGCGCACTCAAGTGATCAAACCCAAATATCTGTCCGATGGCGAAGTTCGCAAAGAAGGTGGTTATAACAAAACCATTTATGAAACTTTGCTGTTTGCTTACAAGCCATTCCTTGCTCGCATCGCCGCTTGTATCGCTTTAGGCATTATTGGCCGTGGCTTGTTATTAGCAAACACCAATGTCATCGGTTATTGGGTGGACAGCCTGGTTGGCAAGCACTCCCCACTTGAGTCGCTTTCCTCAGTGCAAATCATTGCCCTGCTTTTTGTGATGGCGATTTGTGGATTTTTTATGACTTTGGTATTCCGCGTGGGTTTTTCGCGCCTGTCAGCTCAAGCCATTTCCAGTTTTTACGATGAAGTAACTTTACGCACTTCGCGTTTACCGATGGGATTTTTTGATAGCACTCCTGCCGGCCGAATCATCACACGCTTTTCCAGCGATTATGGCAACGTCTTTCGCCTGTTCGGTGGCCCCCTGGCCGAGTTCCTAAGCATCATCTTTGATTTGATCATGATGACCATTCTGATCACTGTCGCAAACCCGGTGTTTCTGATTCTGGTGGCCTTTATCGGTGTTTTGAATTTCTTTGTTTACAAACTAAACCAGGAAAGACTGCGCAAAGCCCGCCGTGAACTATCGGCGAGCCGCTCTCCAAGTATTGCGCACTTTGCAGAGACAACTCAAGGAGCCAGCACGATTCGCTCCTTCCGTCGTCAGGAATCATTTAGCGAACGATTTGAAAGCTTAGATCGCTATTTCCTAAGCCAAAAACTTTTCACGACGAAACAGCTGATCAGCTTCTCTTTCCAAATGAACAGCATGACAGCCGTTTTACTTTTGATCACCGGCGTGTCCTCTTATTTCATGATTGAAAAAGGCTGGGCCAGTGTGGGTTCCGTCGGGGTTGCTTTCACATTTATCTCTTTGTCAGGGAATACTGTGCAAATGTTCTTCGAGTGGTTGACTCAATTCGAAGAGGCCATGATTGGTGTTGAACGCTTGGATCAGTACATGCGCATGGATATCGAAAAAGGCAATCACCTGCCATCGACAGCGAAATTTGCAACGGGTCATCCGGTTTATGCTCCAGAAACTGAAAAATACCTTTCGCACCGTCGCCTGACTGACGATCGCTGTGCTTCGGTGGAAGTTAAAAACCTGTCCTTCCGTTACCGCGAAGATCTGCCCTGGGTTCTAAAAAATTTGAATTTTGAAGTGAAGGCCGGAGAGCGTTTGGGTATCGTGGGTCGCACAGGTTCGGGGAAATCCAGTTTGATCCAAGCTCTTTTCCATTTATACCCGATTGATCAGGGCCAAATCACCATCAACCACCATGCTCCGAAAATCAAAGACACGGATCAGGGAATGGATTTGAATTTGTATCGCCAATCCATGGCCTTTATTTCCCAGGAGCCCATTTTGTTCCAAGGGACCTTGCGCTTTAACTTGGATATCGAAGGCAACCACAAGGACGAAGCTCTGTTTGAAGTCCTGCAAAAAGTTGGTTTATTGGAATGGGTCCAGGGGCAGGTCCAGGGCCTTGAAATGAGAATTGAAGAGCGCGGTAAGAATTTATCCTTGGGCGAGCGCCAGCTTTTATGTATGGCTCGCTGCCTTTTACAGCAATCCCCGATTGTGATTATGGATGAGGCCACCAGCTCTGTGGATCCGCAGTCTGAAGAGATTCTGGTCCGTGCCACTGAAGAATTCTTTGCTGACCGTACACAGATCATCATCGCTCACCGTTTATCGACCCTGGCAAAGTGTGATAGGATTTTATGGTTACAGAATGGGGAAATTGTAGAGATGGGACACACGGAGGAGATTTTGCCTCGGTTTAAAAAAACAGAATTGGTATAA
- a CDS encoding transposase: MKREKQQAFSGINTHWKHRHCHGGVLRKSSKGRGARPLSSKDPLHIVFKVNKTAVKNGLRQPRHFSLMNSLLKKYSRKFGVKIEQFSVQTDHVHLLVRGKRILLQSFLRVVAGQFAQVLTDTFSRKHEGVKVWRYRPFSRVIRGYKAYRVVRDYVQLNELEALGRSYSKTRLRGLSLEQLQELWS; the protein is encoded by the coding sequence ATGAAGCGAGAAAAACAACAGGCATTTTCCGGAATAAACACTCACTGGAAACATCGTCATTGTCATGGGGGTGTTTTGCGAAAGTCTTCAAAAGGGCGGGGCGCGCGACCTCTTTCAAGTAAAGATCCATTGCATATCGTGTTTAAAGTTAACAAGACGGCTGTGAAAAACGGACTCCGCCAACCTCGTCACTTTTCACTGATGAATTCGTTATTAAAAAAATATTCTCGGAAGTTCGGTGTGAAAATCGAACAGTTTTCAGTTCAGACCGATCATGTGCATTTGCTAGTGCGGGGGAAAAGGATTCTGTTGCAAAGTTTCTTGCGAGTGGTGGCGGGGCAGTTTGCGCAGGTGTTGACCGATACCTTCAGCCGGAAACATGAAGGGGTTAAAGTGTGGCGGTATCGACCGTTTTCCCGAGTGATCAGAGGCTACAAGGCCTATCGGGTTGTTCGGGATTACGTTCAACTAAATGAGTTGGAGGCTTTAGGTCGATCTTATTCGAAAACTCGTTTGCGGGGGCTCAGTTTAGAGCAACTGCAGGAACTTTGGAGTTGA
- a CDS encoding YceI family protein, which translates to MKLVIAAAMVTLGVSSAFAQSVVFDVTLNPMGDFKAKTNQIKGTAQVKGDEVSAQNIVVNMKSLKTGVDLRDKHTQKYLETDKYPTATLVTATGKGGKGKATINIKNKPVNVEGTYKVEGGLLKAEFVVKASDIGIKDVNYMGVGTEDDVKVHVEVPVGAAAAAPKAAPKK; encoded by the coding sequence ATGAAATTGGTTATTGCAGCAGCAATGGTGACTTTGGGTGTTTCTAGTGCGTTTGCACAGTCTGTCGTGTTTGATGTGACTTTGAATCCAATGGGGGATTTCAAGGCGAAAACAAATCAAATTAAAGGAACAGCCCAAGTTAAAGGCGATGAAGTTTCAGCACAAAACATCGTTGTTAACATGAAGAGCTTGAAAACGGGCGTTGATCTTCGTGATAAGCACACTCAAAAATACCTTGAGACAGATAAATACCCAACTGCAACTTTGGTGACTGCTACTGGTAAAGGTGGCAAGGGTAAAGCAACAATCAATATCAAAAACAAGCCAGTGAATGTTGAAGGAACTTACAAAGTTGAAGGTGGCTTGTTGAAAGCTGAATTCGTTGTGAAAGCTTCTGATATCGGTATCAAAGATGTTAACTACATGGGTGTAGGAACTGAAGACGACGTGAAAGTTCACGTTGAAGTGCCAGTCGGTGCCGCAGCGGCAGCACCAAAAGCAGCTCCTAAGAAATAG
- a CDS encoding 2OG-Fe(II) oxygenase: MEQKQINLSALRQSFEKLAENNWALAADVFAPDFCAKLAQECQKLYSEGELKKASIGPTGNKLTAAEIRGDFTLWLDEGNSSLQKEFLKCLDIIREELNQFFFMGLKRVESHFAFYPPEAGYDKHIDNPRGASHRKITFVLYLNESWQKDHGGELSLYNPEKPDELLARVEPHLGQLIFFRSELFPHQVEKSFNPRLSLTGWFRDDAL, translated from the coding sequence TTGGAACAGAAGCAAATCAATCTCTCAGCATTAAGACAATCCTTCGAGAAATTGGCGGAAAATAACTGGGCTCTCGCAGCAGACGTCTTTGCTCCTGATTTTTGCGCAAAACTCGCCCAAGAGTGTCAAAAGCTTTACTCTGAAGGTGAACTCAAAAAGGCCTCCATTGGTCCCACGGGGAACAAGCTGACAGCTGCGGAAATTCGTGGCGATTTTACCCTGTGGTTGGATGAGGGAAACTCCTCACTCCAAAAAGAATTCCTGAAATGCCTGGATATAATCCGCGAGGAATTGAATCAGTTTTTCTTTATGGGTTTAAAACGTGTGGAAAGTCATTTTGCTTTTTATCCACCTGAAGCTGGTTACGATAAACATATCGACAATCCCCGCGGAGCGAGTCATCGTAAAATCACTTTCGTGCTGTATCTTAATGAGTCCTGGCAAAAAGACCACGGTGGCGAATTGAGCCTGTATAATCCAGAGAAGCCTGATGAGTTGTTGGCTCGCGTAGAGCCCCACTTGGGCCAATTGATATTTTTTCGAAGCGAACTTTTCCCTCACCAAGTGGAAAAGAGCTTCAATCCCCGCCTGAGTTTAACTGGGTGGTTTAGGGACGATGCATTATGA